From Desmospora profundinema, a single genomic window includes:
- a CDS encoding alpha/beta-type small acid-soluble spore protein yields the protein MPRNRNRLLAPQARAALDQMKSEIAQEFGVQLGPDTTSRANGSVGGEITKRLVAMAEQQIIGRP from the coding sequence ATGCCGCGAAACCGCAACCGTCTGCTCGCTCCCCAGGCCCGGGCCGCATTGGACCAAATGAAATCGGAGATTGCGCAGGAGTTTGGTGTACAGTTGGGACCCGACACCACTTCCCGTGCCAACGGTTCCGTTGGTGGTGAAATCACCAAACGCCTGGTCGCCATGGCTGAACAACAAATCATCGGCCGTCCCTGA
- a CDS encoding MarR family winged helix-turn-helix transcriptional regulator, whose protein sequence is METNAKLSVETVAEIERLVREISVIVKRKGRDILNEFPITPPQFTALLWLNEDGDMTIGELSQKMFLACSTMTDLIDRMEKNELVERVRDDRDRRVVRIHLLDRGASIIRDVMKARQAYLSEVLSHFSEEEVKEMAKHLSLLHQEMKK, encoded by the coding sequence ATGGAAACTAACGCAAAACTGTCCGTTGAAACGGTAGCGGAAATTGAACGCCTGGTCCGGGAGATCAGCGTGATCGTGAAACGGAAGGGTCGCGATATCCTGAATGAGTTCCCCATTACCCCGCCTCAATTCACTGCGCTTTTGTGGCTGAACGAGGATGGGGACATGACCATCGGAGAACTGAGTCAAAAAATGTTTTTGGCTTGCAGTACGATGACGGACCTGATTGATCGGATGGAGAAAAATGAATTAGTAGAACGGGTTCGCGATGATCGTGATCGTCGCGTGGTTCGTATCCACCTTTTGGATCGGGGCGCCTCGATTATCCGGGATGTGATGAAAGCCCGTCAGGCATATCTGTCGGAAGTTCTCTCCCATTTTTCGGAAGAAGAGGTTAAGGAAATGGCTAAACATCTGTCTCTGCTTCATCAGGAGATGAAGAAATGA
- a CDS encoding fumarate hydratase, with translation MQELKNSLLELITDTSTNLPPDVRAAIREAKEKENAGTRSALALSTISNNIRMAEENVSPICQDTGMPTFHIHVPVGVNQMTITRAIREAIVEATRTGKLRPNSVDSLTGENSGDNLGEGVPVIHYEQWERDEIEVRLILKGGGCENKNIQYSLPCELEGLGRAGRDLDGIRKCILHSVHQAQGQGCSAGFIGVGIGGDRTTGYELAKKQLFRRADDTNPHPDLARLETYIMEKANELSIGTMGFGGNTTLLGCKIGSMHRIPASFYVSVAYNCWAFRRQGVTLDPKTGSITSWLYKEEPSQVKVREREPAAAAEGASGTREVVLTPPISEEAIRDLKVGDVVVLNGLIHTGRDALHKHLIDHDSPVDLQGSVIYHCGPVMLKDENGNWTVKAAGPTTSIREEPYQADIIGKFGIRAVIGKGGMGARTLAGLQEHGAVYLNAIGGAAQYYADCITGVEGVDFLEFGVPEAMWHLRVKNFAAIVTMDAHGNSLHRDVEKTALEKLAQFKEPVFR, from the coding sequence ATGCAGGAATTGAAAAACAGTTTACTGGAATTGATCACCGACACGTCGACCAACCTTCCCCCGGACGTTCGGGCGGCCATCCGGGAAGCCAAAGAAAAAGAAAATGCGGGAACACGGTCCGCTCTAGCCTTATCCACCATCTCCAACAACATCCGAATGGCGGAGGAGAATGTCTCCCCCATCTGTCAGGATACGGGAATGCCCACGTTTCACATCCACGTCCCCGTGGGAGTGAATCAGATGACCATCACCCGGGCCATCCGGGAAGCGATCGTGGAAGCCACCCGAACGGGGAAACTCCGCCCCAACTCGGTGGACTCCCTTACCGGAGAAAACAGCGGGGACAACTTGGGTGAAGGGGTCCCCGTCATCCATTATGAACAATGGGAACGGGATGAGATCGAAGTACGCCTGATTTTGAAAGGGGGCGGCTGCGAAAACAAAAACATCCAATACAGCCTTCCCTGTGAGCTGGAAGGCCTGGGACGTGCCGGCCGCGATTTGGACGGGATCCGCAAGTGCATTCTGCACAGCGTCCACCAGGCCCAGGGCCAAGGATGCAGTGCCGGCTTCATCGGTGTCGGCATCGGCGGTGACCGCACCACCGGTTATGAACTGGCTAAAAAGCAATTATTCCGCCGTGCAGACGACACCAATCCCCATCCGGATCTGGCCCGATTGGAAACATACATCATGGAGAAAGCCAATGAGCTCTCCATCGGAACGATGGGCTTTGGCGGAAACACGACCCTGCTGGGTTGCAAAATCGGATCGATGCATCGGATCCCGGCCAGTTTCTATGTTTCCGTCGCATACAACTGTTGGGCATTCCGACGTCAAGGGGTGACTCTCGATCCGAAAACCGGTTCCATTACCTCCTGGCTGTACAAGGAAGAACCCTCTCAAGTAAAAGTGAGAGAACGGGAACCGGCTGCTGCCGCCGAAGGCGCCTCCGGTACCCGGGAAGTCGTCCTCACCCCCCCGATCAGTGAAGAAGCGATCCGGGATCTGAAAGTAGGAGACGTCGTTGTCTTAAACGGCCTGATCCACACTGGTCGCGATGCGCTGCATAAACACCTGATCGATCATGATTCCCCCGTCGACCTTCAGGGAAGCGTCATCTACCATTGCGGACCCGTGATGCTGAAGGATGAAAACGGCAACTGGACGGTGAAAGCCGCCGGTCCCACCACCAGCATCCGTGAAGAGCCTTATCAGGCGGACATCATCGGGAAATTCGGGATCCGGGCGGTGATCGGCAAAGGGGGCATGGGTGCCCGCACCCTCGCCGGCTTGCAAGAGCACGGCGCCGTCTATCTCAACGCCATCGGCGGGGCCGCTCAATATTACGCCGACTGTATCACCGGTGTGGAAGGAGTCGATTTTCTGGAATTCGGAGTTCCGGAAGCGATGTGGCACCTGAGGGTCAAAAACTTTGCCGCCATCGTCACGATGGATGCCCACGGCAACAGTTTACACCGGGATGTGGAAAAAACAGCCCTGGAAAAGCTGGCCCAGTTCAAAGAGCCTGTCTTTCGCTAA
- a CDS encoding M2 family metallopeptidase encodes MTKERAFLDEQVPRIQLLERKMREAYWLAATTGEKKHEEQYARLLQEWMAWFADKGHHGRLKELLEGTDGTDPLVRRQVELLYNESQAYQMKPEEVAERAQLETEIESDFVNFRADYRGKKLSENEIKEILRHERNTYKRKDAWKASKQIGAVVADKVRRLARLRNRAAQRLGYRDFYAMSLALNEIDEAFLFSLLEDLKQQTDSPFSELKKEMDKKVAEPYDNVRPEGLRPWHYVDPFFQEAPCVYEVEWDSHFAGRQLEELAKQTFAGMGLEVESILDRSDLYEREGKSQHAFCIDIDREGDTRILCNLRPDTYWMGTLLHELGHAVYDQEHDPVLPYLLRRPAHISTTEAIAMLMGRLVKEPEWLKQVAGVPEEKLVEMEEALVKQSRLDMMVFVRWCLVMIYFERDLYRDPDQDLDSRWWEWVERFQFIPRPETRRAPDWAAKIHLGTAPVYYQNYLLGELMASQILHRLRQTFPDSPHPLVNNPAAGTYLKEHMFRPGNRRPWVVLIEEATGEKLDPRYFLEQFVVEDKEEKSTEKKG; translated from the coding sequence ATGACAAAGGAGCGCGCTTTTTTGGATGAACAGGTTCCACGCATCCAGTTACTGGAGCGGAAGATGAGGGAAGCGTATTGGTTGGCAGCCACCACGGGTGAAAAAAAACACGAAGAGCAATATGCCCGGTTGTTGCAAGAATGGATGGCTTGGTTTGCCGACAAGGGCCACCACGGCCGTCTGAAGGAGCTTCTGGAAGGGACGGACGGTACGGATCCACTGGTTCGACGACAGGTGGAGCTGTTATACAACGAATCCCAAGCCTATCAGATGAAACCGGAAGAGGTGGCGGAACGGGCCCAGCTGGAGACGGAGATTGAAAGTGATTTTGTCAATTTTCGGGCCGATTACCGCGGGAAGAAACTGTCGGAAAATGAAATCAAAGAAATCTTACGCCATGAGCGGAACACCTATAAACGAAAAGATGCCTGGAAAGCGAGCAAACAGATCGGAGCGGTGGTGGCGGATAAAGTGCGCCGTCTGGCACGTCTGCGCAACCGGGCTGCCCAGCGCCTGGGCTATCGTGATTTTTATGCGATGTCCCTCGCATTGAACGAAATCGACGAGGCGTTTTTATTTTCCTTGTTGGAGGATTTGAAGCAGCAGACCGATAGTCCCTTTTCCGAATTGAAAAAGGAAATGGACAAGAAAGTGGCTGAGCCGTATGACAACGTTCGCCCGGAAGGGCTTAGACCTTGGCATTATGTCGATCCGTTTTTCCAAGAGGCACCTTGCGTTTATGAGGTGGAGTGGGACTCGCACTTTGCGGGACGGCAGCTGGAGGAACTGGCGAAGCAGACCTTTGCGGGCATGGGGTTGGAGGTGGAATCCATCCTGGATCGAAGCGATCTCTATGAGCGTGAAGGAAAATCTCAACATGCCTTTTGCATCGATATCGATCGGGAAGGGGATACGCGCATTTTATGCAACCTTCGTCCCGATACCTATTGGATGGGGACGCTGTTACATGAATTGGGCCATGCGGTCTATGACCAGGAACACGATCCGGTGCTTCCGTACCTGCTGCGCCGTCCCGCCCATATCTCCACCACGGAAGCGATTGCCATGCTGATGGGTCGGCTCGTCAAGGAACCGGAATGGTTGAAACAGGTGGCGGGAGTACCGGAGGAGAAGTTGGTGGAAATGGAGGAGGCGTTGGTGAAGCAAAGCCGGCTGGACATGATGGTCTTCGTCCGCTGGTGCCTGGTGATGATTTATTTTGAACGGGATTTGTACCGTGATCCGGATCAAGATCTCGATTCCCGCTGGTGGGAATGGGTGGAGCGGTTCCAGTTCATCCCCCGCCCGGAAACGCGGCGGGCGCCAGACTGGGCGGCCAAGATCCATTTGGGGACGGCGCCGGTGTATTATCAGAATTACCTGCTGGGTGAACTGATGGCGTCTCAGATCCTGCACCGGTTGCGGCAAACGTTCCCCGACTCCCCCCATCCCCTGGTGAATAATCCGGCAGCGGGCACGTATCTGAAGGAGCATATGTTCCGACCGGGAAACCGGCGGCCCTGGGTGGTTCTGATCGAAGAAGCGACCGGTGAAAAGCTGGATCCCCGCTATTTCTTGGAGCAGTTTGTCGTGGAAGATAAGGAAGAAAAGAGTACGGAGAAAAAGGGATAG
- a CDS encoding penicillin-binding transpeptidase domain-containing protein, whose protein sequence is MKEKWKELGHRFKQLHIGWWIGGAVTVLLIAGGTVFALQDTPGPAPHKVMQQYLNHWEEEQYEEMYALTSQETQTAVDKRSFVTQHENIAKSLQQKSVSFEVNPPADADSETIAFTGTFQTKNLGDISFENKAHFISDEEGWRLQWSPSLIHPELKEGDRVRVARTPPGKRGEITSRNGDPLAINRDRVAIGYIPSQVSDQDETAEALADAFSLNPQKLAKEMEEAEKEETDQFVTVKTAEGNALERVEEWQQLPGVIVRDDSLRLYPEKELTAHVTGYLRPITDEQLEKRKKDGYQKGDWIGQSGLELYLEKQLRGTPGWRAVIVDADGKEKTVLGEKPAKNGNDIQVTIDLETQRQLYRGIQNDKGGGVALDPSTGEVLAMVSAPSYDPNRFVQGMSQQEWQRLSGPSQPLANRAKIPYSPGSTMKSITSAIALETEAITPDTTYNTDEGKWQKDSTWGGYHVTRVDNPGGGVDLAKGMAWSDNIYFARAGLEIGEKQMIEYLKKFGFDEKMDIPLDVSPSQYSNDKKLENEILLADTAYGQGQLLISPLHLATMYTTFANEGSMVKPKILMEDGKVEPEMWRKNIVSPETANQVKDLLEGVVTQPKGSARKLKTDGVWLGAKTGTAELKASKEDENQRQLGWLAWMAGKESAEKPDIVVATMVDEVQGRGGSHYLFPSVKQMLRQRY, encoded by the coding sequence ATGAAGGAGAAATGGAAAGAACTGGGCCATCGATTCAAACAACTCCACATCGGATGGTGGATCGGTGGTGCCGTCACCGTCTTACTAATTGCGGGGGGAACGGTGTTCGCCCTCCAGGATACGCCGGGACCGGCTCCCCACAAAGTAATGCAACAATATTTAAACCATTGGGAAGAAGAACAATACGAAGAGATGTACGCCCTGACCAGCCAAGAGACACAGACGGCAGTGGACAAGAGATCCTTTGTCACACAACACGAAAACATCGCAAAAAGCTTACAGCAAAAATCCGTCTCTTTTGAAGTCAACCCTCCCGCCGATGCGGATTCGGAAACCATCGCTTTCACCGGTACCTTTCAAACCAAAAACCTAGGCGACATTTCGTTTGAAAACAAGGCTCATTTCATTTCGGATGAAGAAGGGTGGCGGCTTCAGTGGTCCCCCTCCCTCATCCATCCCGAACTGAAAGAGGGGGACCGCGTCCGAGTCGCTCGCACCCCTCCAGGCAAACGGGGGGAAATCACATCCCGTAACGGCGATCCGTTGGCTATCAACCGGGATCGGGTGGCCATCGGATACATCCCCAGCCAAGTAAGCGATCAGGATGAGACGGCTGAAGCCCTGGCCGACGCATTTTCTCTGAATCCACAAAAACTGGCTAAAGAAATGGAAGAAGCGGAAAAAGAAGAAACCGATCAATTTGTCACCGTAAAAACAGCAGAAGGAAATGCGCTGGAACGGGTGGAAGAGTGGCAGCAGCTTCCCGGGGTGATCGTCCGGGACGATTCCTTGCGTCTGTACCCGGAAAAAGAGCTAACCGCTCACGTAACCGGCTATCTCCGGCCAATCACGGATGAACAGTTGGAGAAACGAAAGAAAGACGGCTATCAAAAAGGGGATTGGATCGGGCAGTCCGGTTTGGAACTCTATCTGGAAAAACAACTGCGCGGAACCCCCGGATGGCGGGCGGTCATTGTGGATGCCGATGGCAAGGAAAAAACCGTCCTCGGCGAGAAACCAGCCAAGAACGGCAACGATATCCAGGTAACGATCGATTTGGAGACGCAACGTCAATTGTACCGCGGCATTCAAAACGATAAAGGCGGCGGGGTGGCGTTGGACCCCTCCACCGGCGAAGTGTTGGCCATGGTGAGTGCCCCTTCCTACGATCCCAACCGATTCGTTCAGGGCATGTCCCAGCAAGAGTGGCAGCGGTTAAGCGGTCCCAGTCAACCGTTGGCCAATCGTGCCAAGATCCCGTATTCACCCGGTTCAACCATGAAATCGATCACATCTGCCATCGCTCTGGAAACAGAGGCCATCACCCCCGACACCACCTATAACACCGATGAAGGCAAATGGCAAAAAGACTCTACCTGGGGCGGCTACCATGTCACCCGGGTGGACAATCCCGGCGGCGGGGTCGATCTGGCTAAAGGGATGGCCTGGTCCGACAACATTTATTTCGCCCGGGCCGGCCTGGAAATCGGGGAAAAACAGATGATCGAGTACTTGAAGAAGTTCGGGTTTGACGAAAAAATGGACATTCCTTTGGATGTCAGCCCGTCTCAGTACTCCAACGATAAAAAGCTGGAGAACGAGATCCTGTTGGCAGACACCGCCTACGGACAAGGCCAACTCTTGATCAGTCCCCTTCATCTGGCCACCATGTATACGACCTTCGCCAACGAAGGCAGTATGGTAAAGCCGAAGATCCTGATGGAAGACGGAAAAGTGGAGCCGGAAATGTGGAGGAAGAACATTGTCTCCCCGGAAACTGCCAACCAGGTGAAAGATCTCCTGGAAGGCGTCGTCACACAGCCTAAAGGCTCCGCCCGCAAACTGAAAACAGACGGGGTGTGGCTGGGTGCCAAAACCGGCACGGCAGAGTTGAAAGCCAGCAAAGAAGATGAAAATCAACGTCAGCTGGGCTGGCTCGCCTGGATGGCGGGAAAGGAATCCGCTGAAAAACCGGATATCGTCGTCGCCACAATGGTGGATGAAGTTCAAGGACGAGGAGGCAGCCATTACCTCTTCCCGTCGGTCAAACAAATGTTGCGTCAACGGTATTAA
- a CDS encoding helix-turn-helix domain-containing protein, producing the protein MNSNHKGKPLLTNREREVFELLVQDKTTKEIAQQLFISEKTVRNHISNVMQKLNVKGRSQAVVELVRLGDLKI; encoded by the coding sequence TTGAACAGCAACCACAAAGGGAAGCCCTTGTTGACGAACAGGGAAAGGGAAGTTTTCGAGCTGTTGGTCCAAGACAAAACGACCAAGGAAATCGCCCAGCAACTTTTCATCAGCGAAAAAACCGTCCGCAATCATATCTCGAACGTGATGCAAAAGCTGAACGTAAAAGGACGGTCCCAAGCGGTCGTGGAACTCGTAAGACTCGGCGATCTCAAAATTTAG
- a CDS encoding SDR family NAD(P)-dependent oxidoreductase encodes MNTIPFQISGKKVIVTGGGSGIGKQVALQFANQEAEVIIISRTEKQLRKVAAHHPGQLFPVTADLSRREGVEDALQQIISHWSQIDVLVNAAGAICGTSTQDPLIEAEESWQEDIGNNLTSSYFMSHVCAPYMARPGGRMINISSIAAFTGGRRPGAMSYAAAKSGLTGLTFALARELSPEGITANVIAPGFIADTDFTAHWPEVAIQGIVRETPVGRPGHVSDIAAAVQFLASDEASFITGEILHVNGGWTFGY; translated from the coding sequence ATGAACACCATTCCGTTTCAAATTTCCGGAAAAAAAGTGATCGTCACGGGAGGCGGAAGTGGAATCGGAAAGCAAGTCGCCCTGCAGTTTGCCAACCAAGAGGCCGAGGTCATCATCATCAGCCGAACGGAAAAGCAGTTACGAAAAGTAGCCGCCCATCATCCGGGCCAACTGTTTCCCGTCACTGCCGATTTGAGTCGAAGAGAAGGGGTGGAAGACGCGCTCCAACAGATCATCAGCCACTGGTCGCAAATTGATGTCCTCGTGAATGCCGCAGGTGCTATCTGCGGCACATCAACCCAAGATCCGTTAATAGAAGCGGAAGAAAGCTGGCAAGAAGACATCGGCAACAATTTGACAAGCAGCTATTTCATGAGCCACGTATGTGCACCCTATATGGCCCGACCCGGCGGCCGAATGATCAACATCAGTTCCATCGCCGCTTTTACAGGCGGAAGGAGACCGGGGGCGATGTCTTATGCCGCCGCCAAATCCGGTTTGACCGGTTTAACCTTCGCTCTGGCCAGGGAACTCAGCCCAGAAGGCATCACAGCCAATGTGATTGCACCCGGTTTCATCGCTGATACGGATTTTACCGCTCATTGGCCCGAGGTGGCGATCCAGGGTATTGTCAGGGAAACCCCTGTCGGGCGACCTGGACACGTGAGCGATATCGCTGCGGCAGTCCAATTTCTCGCTTCAGATGAAGCCTCATTTATCACTGGGGAGATCTTGCATGTAAACGGTGGATGGACGTTCGGATATTAG
- a CDS encoding N-acetylmuramoyl-L-alanine amidase family protein — protein sequence MAKIAVDPGHGINTPGKRTAKAVPKYGRVIKEYEFNKPTALALKTALERQGHTVVYTGGDHDPSLSARCKKANDAKADYFISIHYNAGGGHGVETYMVGRGGQAEKLAKRIQKEVVKVRNQRNRGVKVANFQVLQDTKMPAVLVECGFMDDPRGMEQEWMLDKRFQRGVAEAICKAVQSQLKQSYKAPETASSSLVRVHYKGKPVGAYADPDNALIKVKELTKVGSTIEVK from the coding sequence ATGGCTAAAATTGCAGTAGATCCGGGGCATGGAATAAACACCCCGGGAAAACGAACGGCAAAGGCGGTTCCGAAATATGGACGTGTGATCAAAGAGTATGAGTTCAATAAACCAACGGCCCTCGCCCTGAAGACGGCATTGGAACGTCAGGGGCATACGGTGGTGTACACGGGCGGCGACCATGATCCATCGTTAAGTGCCCGTTGTAAAAAAGCCAATGATGCTAAGGCGGATTATTTTATCTCCATTCACTACAATGCTGGTGGCGGCCACGGGGTGGAAACGTATATGGTGGGACGCGGTGGTCAAGCGGAAAAACTGGCCAAGCGAATCCAGAAGGAAGTAGTGAAGGTGCGTAACCAACGGAACCGTGGTGTAAAGGTGGCCAATTTCCAAGTGTTGCAGGATACCAAGATGCCCGCTGTCCTGGTGGAATGCGGGTTTATGGATGACCCGCGTGGAATGGAGCAAGAGTGGATGTTGGACAAACGTTTTCAAAGAGGGGTGGCCGAAGCCATCTGCAAGGCGGTACAATCACAACTGAAGCAGTCCTACAAAGCCCCCGAGACCGCATCATCGTCTTTAGTCCGGGTGCATTATAAAGGAAAGCCGGTAGGGGCGTATGCAGATCCCGATAATGCACTGATCAAAGTAAAAGAACTGACCAAGGTCGGAAGTACAATAGAGGTAAAATAA
- a CDS encoding DNA alkylation repair protein, translating to MENPYLCPTCGTNRSRFNLIEQVVRPVKKDPISGEILENIPLTDPFQVSYHGEHYRVQCGVCGVIEPEERFIKTAQAQTTTP from the coding sequence ATGGAGAACCCCTACCTGTGTCCAACCTGCGGCACCAACCGCAGCCGCTTCAATCTGATTGAACAAGTGGTAAGACCGGTGAAAAAAGATCCAATATCGGGTGAAATTCTGGAAAACATCCCACTGACGGATCCGTTCCAAGTATCCTATCATGGGGAACATTACCGGGTTCAATGTGGGGTTTGCGGCGTCATCGAACCCGAAGAACGCTTCATCAAAACCGCTCAAGCACAAACCACCACCCCTTGA
- a CDS encoding MFS transporter, translated as MLKVWFPSFLVFISYNLTVFVLSWFITQSPLGGGQVLGVIVGVSNLLATIVVVIFSGLIDRVSRKNLLLFIQILMFAQVICLLIPYTGLAKDFVMILIVALIFIGLESSFSLYSATLETTIADLAPKKWPSNRTALMIQLQPQVGRSVAPFIGGGLLAMGLISLTPIAAGIAILLTTGLLLLWSEIVTSGQSATENTKTFTFRTIWADTRMAARYIATQPVLVFMLVIGFVTNLVVFPFYSLLPAFLVEMSPDNKAAFYGRFSGAYGAGMLITSMIFMSLNKNTNRPGIVAAGLVLMISIVLGLVTIISSEAFLIVSSAVLGVLFMMLVMFAGGAWLDLTPSKIRVRVFSLKRLIAFVSIPLGSVLMGFGGAAIGYMTFLRILLGVVVVGLGVTVLLCKGWNQKVRREDENLKDNIVF; from the coding sequence ATATTAAAAGTTTGGTTTCCCAGTTTTCTTGTTTTCATCTCTTATAACCTGACGGTGTTTGTGTTAAGCTGGTTCATCACTCAGTCCCCGCTAGGCGGCGGCCAAGTTCTTGGCGTTATCGTAGGAGTCAGTAACCTCCTCGCCACCATTGTCGTAGTCATATTCTCCGGTTTAATCGATCGGGTAAGCCGGAAAAATCTCCTCCTTTTCATCCAAATCCTAATGTTCGCACAAGTTATCTGCTTGTTGATCCCTTATACCGGCTTGGCGAAAGATTTCGTCATGATCCTGATCGTAGCGCTCATCTTCATTGGATTGGAAAGCAGCTTTTCACTATACAGCGCTACATTGGAGACCACAATCGCAGATCTTGCTCCCAAAAAGTGGCCATCTAACCGGACCGCTTTGATGATTCAGCTTCAACCACAGGTAGGCAGATCTGTTGCCCCCTTTATCGGTGGCGGTTTACTGGCTATGGGTTTAATCTCGTTAACACCAATTGCAGCAGGAATCGCTATTCTATTGACAACAGGGCTATTACTTTTATGGTCTGAGATTGTTACTTCCGGTCAATCGGCTACCGAAAATACAAAAACATTTACTTTTCGCACCATATGGGCCGATACTCGGATGGCAGCACGCTATATTGCCACTCAACCAGTTCTAGTCTTTATGTTGGTTATCGGTTTTGTTACTAATTTGGTTGTTTTTCCATTTTACTCATTACTGCCCGCATTCTTAGTTGAAATGTCCCCTGATAACAAAGCCGCTTTTTATGGGCGATTCTCGGGAGCATATGGGGCAGGCATGTTGATCACTTCGATGATCTTCATGAGTCTTAACAAAAACACAAATCGACCTGGAATCGTTGCTGCGGGACTCGTCCTCATGATCAGTATCGTGCTCGGTTTGGTCACAATTATTAGCAGTGAGGCTTTTTTGATTGTATCCAGCGCAGTGCTGGGTGTCCTGTTTATGATGTTGGTCATGTTCGCTGGAGGCGCTTGGCTTGATTTAACCCCATCCAAAATCCGCGTGAGAGTTTTCAGTTTAAAGCGTTTAATCGCATTTGTTAGTATTCCACTAGGCAGTGTATTGATGGGGTTTGGAGGTGCGGCGATTGGATACATGACTTTCCTGAGGATTCTGTTGGGAGTTGTAGTGGTAGGACTAGGAGTGACAGTCCTTCTTTGCAAGGGATGGAATCAGAAGGTGCGACGTGAAGACGAAAATCTGAAAGATAATATCGTTTTCTAA
- the pdxR gene encoding MocR-like pyridoxine biosynthesis transcription factor PdxR, whose amino-acid sequence MFPITFTLSRDRGEPLYEQIYSRLKQDIESKRLPSGSRIPSVRQMAEHLQVSRHTVETAYLQLTAEGYIDNRPRSGYYVAEIEDHLLDFLDSKTIHHQKVPFTKGHVEMVKAPPDDQPPVLYDFRNGAVDTTAFPWSTWRKTVDEVYQSEERDLLLCRERLGDVHLREDIARYLYQVRGVRCRPDQIVLAAGSQHCLSMISVLVKSFSDSVCMEDPGCANTRQLFRWNGLKTLPVPLEEDGIRIDALKKSGTNVVFVTPSHQFPCGMIMSIQKRIQLLKWAYEQDGFIIEDDYDGEFCYHRRPIPALQGLDSNGRVIYVGSFTKCFIPTLRIAYMVLPEEWMKRFTGVFSMYDQPTSRLHQQTLHFFFKKGHFERHMRRMRTLYRRKHDLLYQNLNGQLPAVQIIGKHAGLHFLLELGASHTEHEWLEKARLHGVKVYPTSHYWTNHSVGKKPVLLMDYGGVPIEHIPDAVKRLVQAWK is encoded by the coding sequence ATGTTTCCGATAACCTTTACTTTGTCGCGGGATCGAGGGGAACCGTTATACGAACAAATCTACAGCCGGTTAAAACAAGACATTGAATCGAAGCGATTGCCCTCAGGCAGCCGGATCCCTTCTGTCCGCCAAATGGCTGAACATCTGCAGGTGAGCCGCCATACTGTGGAGACGGCTTATCTGCAATTGACTGCCGAGGGATATATCGATAACCGGCCACGCAGTGGGTATTATGTGGCGGAGATCGAAGATCATTTGTTGGATTTCTTAGATTCTAAAACCATCCACCATCAAAAAGTGCCGTTCACAAAAGGTCATGTGGAAATGGTCAAGGCTCCGCCGGATGATCAGCCTCCAGTGTTATACGATTTTCGAAATGGAGCCGTCGACACGACTGCCTTTCCGTGGAGCACTTGGAGAAAGACAGTGGATGAAGTGTATCAATCGGAAGAAAGGGATCTGTTACTGTGCAGGGAGAGATTGGGGGATGTTCATTTGCGGGAGGATATCGCCCGCTACTTGTATCAGGTGCGAGGAGTACGTTGTCGTCCAGACCAGATTGTGTTGGCGGCGGGAAGTCAGCATTGTCTAAGTATGATCAGTGTGCTGGTTAAATCGTTTTCAGATTCCGTTTGTATGGAAGATCCGGGATGTGCGAACACCAGGCAATTGTTTCGGTGGAACGGACTGAAGACATTGCCTGTCCCTCTTGAAGAAGATGGGATTCGAATCGATGCGTTAAAGAAAAGTGGAACAAATGTAGTATTCGTTACTCCTTCACATCAGTTTCCATGTGGAATGATCATGTCCATCCAAAAACGGATCCAATTGTTGAAATGGGCATATGAACAGGATGGATTCATTATCGAGGATGATTACGATGGCGAATTTTGCTACCACCGACGACCTATTCCTGCGTTGCAAGGGCTCGATTCAAATGGGCGGGTTATTTATGTCGGCTCTTTTACGAAATGTTTCATTCCCACATTGCGAATTGCTTACATGGTATTACCGGAAGAATGGATGAAACGGTTCACCGGAGTATTTTCCATGTACGATCAACCGACGTCGAGATTACATCAACAAACACTCCACTTTTTTTTTAAAAAGGGACATTTTGAGAGGCATATGCGTAGAATGAGAACGTTGTACCGTCGAAAGCACGATTTGCTTTACCAAAACCTAAACGGTCAGCTCCCTGCAGTTCAGATCATCGGCAAACATGCGGGCCTTCATTTTCTGCTGGAATTGGGGGCGAGCCATACGGAGCATGAGTGGCTGGAGAAAGCGCGGCTACATGGTGTCAAAGTATATCCGACTTCTCATTATTGGACCAATCATTCTGTAGGAAAAAAACCGGTTTTGTTGATGGATTACGGTGGAGTGCCGATTGAACATATTCCCGATGCTGTTAAACGGCTTGTCCAGGCGTGGAAATGA